A single genomic interval of Cucumis sativus cultivar 9930 chromosome 5, Cucumber_9930_V3, whole genome shotgun sequence harbors:
- the LOC116403909 gene encoding uncharacterized protein LOC116403909, giving the protein MELKMNLKLQMEESRDWSLPLQGGKIRISTPSKCATKAQLRFTKPFCHSHSQSFIPPISHKILSLAGLPSTQKVIEAILQILKPKPFVGANVFVSRNLVAPEMFDAFHDALKQNGAKASSVAIPLKTPLTTIMLSSPPITYETSHRFLVQFIWLLGLAMCLLVVDSFFQAKFEDLRAKGCNLLEHRPLPQQGCTCCLAMDGVKILASGFQEDEKVEIGKLVSAMGEVLHTKALLDVSFVIAKNALAAKYKNASITKHLYFSSQNLHRLFYIAQTLINLQGFNEDLYPVGSVSGTSNKLTRGCLTANYSQEKVIVNLEAVPSSFLADSKFTAVAGPWFSDMDVEVTLSQSTPMFSYASHFINEVDVEVSVAMGRNEENTVNFLANDFQSEENDLYLSACRIKVVGFEASEMQKIVNMIHRGGGSRYVLFNDKLTHIIVGDPSEMEKKEVRDIATSGVVHMVRSNWLEDCDRQKKEIPILGRHRAYDELIPKASSKMSTIVMDQNKVPNVHPIVPSNVSEGNIHVSIGKTSIAVERIEETSEWRQENEIIPEKPTMCSKWYKQESRKDGA; this is encoded by the exons ATGGAGTTGAAGATGAACCTCAAACTTCAAATGGAAGAGAGTAGAGATTGGAGTTTGCCGCTTCAAGGTGGAAAGATTAGG ATATCAACGCCAAGCAAATGTGCTACAAAAGCTCAACTTCGTTTCACAAAACCGTTCTGCCATTCACACTCTCAATCTTTCATCCCTCCAATTTCTCACAAAATCCTCTCTCTCGCCGGACTTCCATCGACACAGAAAGTAATCGAAGCAATTCTCCAAATTCTGAAGCCCAAACCATTTGTCGGAGCTAATGTGTTCGTCTCTCGTAATCTTGTCGCTCCAGAGATGTTCGATGCTTTTCACGACGCTCTCAAGCAGAATGGGGCGAAGGCTTCCTCTGTTGCGATCCCTCTCAAAACGCCCCTAACGACTATCATGTTATCTTCTCCGCCGATCACGTACGAAACGTCTCATCGATTTCTTGTTCAATTTATATGGCTACTCGGATTGGCGATGTGTTTATTGGTTGTTGATTCCTTCTTTCAGGCAAAGTTCGAGGATCTTCGCGCCAAGGGCTGCAACTTGTTAG AGCACAGACCTCTTCCTCAACAGGGTTGTACTTGCTGCCTTGCCATGGATGGTGTGAAAATCTTGGCATCCGGTTTTCAAGAAGATGAAAAG GTTGAGATAGGGAAGTTAGTTAGTGCAATGGGGGAAGTATTGCATACGAAAGCATTACTAGATGTCAGTTTTGTTATCGCGAAGAATGCTTTGGCTGCGAAATACAAG AATGCTTCTATTACGAAGCATCTTTACTTCTCTAGCCAGAATCTCCACAGGTTGTTCTACATAGCTCAAACGCTCATCAATCTCCAAGGGTTCAATGAGGATTTGTACCCTGTTGGTAGCGTTTCTGGaacttcaaataaattgaCAAGGGGTTGCTTGACTGCTAACTATAGCCAAGAAAAGGTTATTGTGAACTTGGAAGCTGTACCGTCTTCATTTCTTGCCGATTCAAAATTCACAGCAGTTGCTGGTCCTTGGTTTTCAGACATGGATGTTGAAGTTACTCTTTCACAGAGCACGCCTATGTTTTCATATGCTtctcattttataaatgaGGTTGATGTTGAAGTGTCAGTCGCGATGGGAAGGAACGAAGAAAACACTGTTAATTTCCTTGCAAATGACTTCCAGTCTGAAGAAAACGACCTATATTTGTCAGCATGTAGAATAAAAGTTGTTGGGTTTGAAGCTTCTGAGATGCAGaagattgtaaatatgatTCACAGAGGTGGAGGCTCCCGATACGTGTTGTTCAATGACAAATTAACACACATAATAGTTGGAGATCCGTCAGAAAT GGAGAAAAAGGAGGTTAGAGATATTGCCACTTCGGGAGTCGTTCATATGGTTAGATCCAACTGGCTTGAAGATTGTGATCGTCAGAAGAAGGAGATTCCTATTCTTGGTAGACACAGGGCATATGATGAACTTATTCCTAAAG CATCTAGTAAAATGAGCACCATTGTTATGGATCAGAATAAAGTTCCAAATGTTCATCCAATCGTGCCATCAAATGTGTCAGAAGGAAATATTCATGTTAGCATTGGAAAGACGTCAATAGCAGtggaaagaattgaagaaacaaGTGAATGGAGacaggaaaatgaaattatcccAGAAAAGCCAACAATGTGTAGCAAATGGTACAAACAAGAGTCAAGAAAAGATGGGGCGTGA